The following are from one region of the Centropristis striata isolate RG_2023a ecotype Rhode Island chromosome 19, C.striata_1.0, whole genome shotgun sequence genome:
- the LOC131992234 gene encoding protein AMBP-like — MHKAVTLVSVLVLGWSWTLQGDNVLPTPLYPTQENFNLSRMMGKWYELAVVSTSPHYMERKRENPVIAATELQHVASENNFTKTDSILRNGTCTQMSKVIGLTNTPGRFFHHETRLSADVDSFLVDSNYDEYAMMLQLSTEKPSGNLTTVVTLYSRTMDVRPAVLDDFKTLVKHHGMSDDAIIIQKNKDDCVSGEQVTKPITT, encoded by the exons ATGCACAAAGCAGTGACTCTGGTTTCCGTGCTGGTCCTGGGGTGGTCCTGGACCCTTCAGGGGGACAATGTACTCCCAACTCCTCTCTACCCCACGCAGGAGAACTTTAATCTGTCCCGA ATGATGGGGAAGTGGTATGAGCTAGCAGTGGTTTCTACCAGTCCTCACTACATGGAGCGAAAGAGGGAAAACCCTGTCATTGCTGCAACAGAGCTGCAACATGTTGCCTCTGAGAACAACTTCACGAAGACGGACTCTATACTCAG gAATGGCACATGTACACAGATGTCCAAAGTCATTGGTTTGACCAACACTCCAGGACGATTTTTCCACCATGAGACAA GGTTAAGCGCAGATGTTGATTCCTTCTTGGTTGATTCCAACTATGATGAGTACGCAATGATGCTTCAGCTGAGCACAGAGAAACCATCAGGAAATCTCACCACCGTAGTTACGCTTTATA GTAGGACTATGGATGTGAGGCCCGCTGTGCTGGATGACTTCAAAACGCTGGTCAAACATCATGGGATGAGTGATGATGCTATCATCATACAAAAGAATAAAG ATGATTGTGTTTCAGGTGAGCAGGTGACAAAACCCATCACTACTTAG
- the ptgdsa gene encoding prostaglandin D2 synthase a, with amino-acid sequence MRTTVVAVVMVMLCVMMVDADTKPQREFSLQRFAGTWYRVGLAYDSERFVPFRDKLKVSQGLVTALPNGNVNLTMWDATPLGCQKKTYHYEKTNVAGQFTYFSTRHNMVKDITVVDTNYSEYAVVLKHKVYNREYTQVALYGRTQTVRIDVINKFKAFALSQGFPREAILTPPPAENCPAARSG; translated from the exons ATGAGGACCACTGTGGTCGCCGTTGTCATGGTGATGTTGTGCGTGATGATGGTGGACGCGGACACGAAGCCGCAGAGAGAATTCAGCCTGCAGAGG tttGCAGGGACGTGGTACCGGGTGGGCCTGGCCTATGACTCTGAGCGTTTTGTCCCCTTCAGAGACAAACTGAAGGTTTCCCAGGGACTCGTCACAGCGCTGCCAAACGGCAACGTTAACCTCACAATGTGGGACGCCAC ACCTTTAGGTTGTCAGAAGAAGACGTACCACTATGAGAAGACCAACGTAGCGGGACAGTTCACCTACTTCAGCACAC GCCATAATATGGTGAAGGACATCACAGTGGTGGACACAAACTACTCGGAATACGCTGTGGTTCTCAAACACAAGGTTTATAACAGAGAGTACACACAAGTGGCGCTTTACg GTCGCACTCAAACGGTCAGAATTGATGTCATTAACAAGTTTAAAGCCTTTGCCTTGTCCCAGGGTTTCCCCAGGGAGGCTATTCTGACTCCACCTCCGGCAG AAAATTGCCCAGCAGCAAGATCTGGTTAG
- the slc27a4 gene encoding long-chain fatty acid transport protein 4 isoform X1 — protein MKLYRMMRLGCCTAMLFVLRLLVGLPWYQVLPAILMFYLGSGGWSFLQIFAKTIGRDLHAAGVLLRVKMNVRRHLKEKNTIPKIFAETVRRYGDKTALIFEGTGERWTFHQLDEYSNRVANLLLERGFREGDVVALFMENRSQYVGLWLGMAKIGVEAALINFNLRLEALVHCITISNAKAVVFGSELNDAMCEIHSLMGKAVQLFCSGEWDPKRVPQGTECLEPLVDAAPSHLPSRPQRCFTDRMFYIYTSGTTGMPKAAIVVHSRYYRMAALVYYGFRMTPEDVLYDCLPLYHSAGNIVGVGQCLIHGMTVVIRKKFSASRFWDDCAKYNCTIVQYIGEICRYLLNQPVRDTEKQHRVRMALGNGLRQSIWEEFMNRFNIPQIAEFYGATECNCSLGNFDNKIGACGFNSQILPYIYPIRLVRVDEETMELIRGPDGVCIPCKPGEPGQLVGRIIQNDPLRRFDGYVNQSATSKKIANSVFKKGDSAYLSGDVLIMDECGHMYFKDRTGDTFRWKGENVSTTEVEGTLSRLLDMKDVVVYGVEVPGAEGKAGMAAIADPAHSTDLEKFVNDMEKALPPYARPVFLRFLPEVNKTGTFKFQKTDLRRDSFDPSAVSDRLYFLDSRRGCYVQLDEELYRSIVSGKHKL, from the exons TGCTGCAGGTGTGCTGTTGCGGGTGAAGATGAATGTCAGACGCCACCTCAAAGAGAAGAACACCATTCCCAAGATCTTTGCTGAAACTGTGCGTCGCTATGGGGACAAAACAGCACTGATCTTCGAGGGGACTGGGGAGAGATGGACCTTCCATCAGTTGGATGAGTACTCCAACAGAGTGGCCAACCTGCTGCTGGAACGAGGCTTCAGG GAAGGTGACGTAGTGGCCCTTTTCATGGAGAACAGGTCCCAGTACGTGGGTCTCTGGCTGGGCATGGCCAAGATCGGAGTCGAGGCTGCTCTGATCAACTTCAACTTGAGACTAGAGGCCTTGGTCCACTGTATCACCATCTCCAATGCCAAGGCTGTTGTGTTTGGCTCGGAGCTGAATGATG CGATGTGTGAGATCCACAGTTTAATGGGGAAGGCAGTGCAGTTGTTTTGCTCTGGAGAATGGGATCCCAAACGAGTCCCGCAGGGAACAGAGTGCCTAGAGCCCCTGGTGGATGCCGCCCCGTCTCACCTGCCGAGCCGGCCGCAACGCTGCTTCACAG ACCGCATGTTCTACATCTACACGTCAGGAACCACTGGGATGCCTAAAGCTGCTATTGTTGTGCACAGCAG GTACTACCGCATGGCAGCTTTGGTATATTACGGCTTTAGGATGACTCCAGAAGATGTGCTGTACGATTGCCTTCCGCTCTACCACTCTGCAG GTAACATTGTGGGAGTGGGCCAGTGTTTAATACATGGCATGACTGTAGTCATCAGGAAGAAGTTCTCTGCCTCGCGTTTCTGGGATGACTGTGCCAAATACAACTGCACT ATTGTGCAGTACATTGGTGAGATCTGTCGGTATCTGCTGAACCAGCCAGTTCGGGACACAGAGAAACAACATCGGGTGCGCATGGCGCTCGGCAATGGCCTGCGCCAGTCCATATGGGAGGAGTTCATGAACCGCTTCAATATTCCACAGATCGCAGAGTTCTACGGAGCAACAGAGTGCAACTGCAGCCTGGGCAACTTCGATAACAAG ATTGGAGCGTGCGGCTTCAACAGCCAAATTCTTCCCTACATCTACCCCATCAGACTGGTGAGGGTCGATGAGGAGACCATGGAGCTCATTAGAGGACCTGATGGTGTCTGTATTCCCTGTAAACCCG GGGAACCCGGGCAGCTTGTCGGCAGGATCATTCAGAACGACCCTCTTCGGAGGTTTGATGGTTATGTCAACCAATCAGCAACCAGCAAGAAGATTGCAAACAGTGTCTTCAAAAAGGGCGATAGTGCCTATCTCTCTG GTGACGTGTTGATCATGGACGAGTGCGGCCACATGTACTTCAAGGACCGCACAGGAGACACTTTCCGCTGGAAAGGAGAAAACGTCTCAACCACAGAGGTGGAGGGAACTCTCAGCAGGCTGCTAGACATGAAAGATGTAGTCGTCTATGGAGTGGAAGTACCAG GAGCCGAGGGAAAGGCTGGAATGGCAGCCATCGCTGATCCGGCTCACTCCACCGACCTGGAGAAGTTTGTTAATGACATGGAGAAGGCTCTCCCTCCGTACGCCAGACCTGTATTCCTCCGCTTCCTGCCGGAGGTCAACAAGACAG GAACATTTAAGTTTCAGAAGACAGACTTGCGCCGGGACAGCTTCGACCCCAGCGCGGTGTCAGACAGACTGTACTTCCTGGATTCCCGAAGAGGGTGTTATGTGCAGCTGGACGAGGAGCTTTACCGCTCCATAGTGTCAGGGAAACACAAATTGTGA
- the slc27a4 gene encoding long-chain fatty acid transport protein 4 isoform X2: MMRLGCCTAMLFVLRLLVGLPWYQVLPAILMFYLGSGGWSFLQIFAKTIGRDLHAAGVLLRVKMNVRRHLKEKNTIPKIFAETVRRYGDKTALIFEGTGERWTFHQLDEYSNRVANLLLERGFREGDVVALFMENRSQYVGLWLGMAKIGVEAALINFNLRLEALVHCITISNAKAVVFGSELNDAMCEIHSLMGKAVQLFCSGEWDPKRVPQGTECLEPLVDAAPSHLPSRPQRCFTDRMFYIYTSGTTGMPKAAIVVHSRYYRMAALVYYGFRMTPEDVLYDCLPLYHSAGNIVGVGQCLIHGMTVVIRKKFSASRFWDDCAKYNCTIVQYIGEICRYLLNQPVRDTEKQHRVRMALGNGLRQSIWEEFMNRFNIPQIAEFYGATECNCSLGNFDNKIGACGFNSQILPYIYPIRLVRVDEETMELIRGPDGVCIPCKPGEPGQLVGRIIQNDPLRRFDGYVNQSATSKKIANSVFKKGDSAYLSGDVLIMDECGHMYFKDRTGDTFRWKGENVSTTEVEGTLSRLLDMKDVVVYGVEVPGAEGKAGMAAIADPAHSTDLEKFVNDMEKALPPYARPVFLRFLPEVNKTGTFKFQKTDLRRDSFDPSAVSDRLYFLDSRRGCYVQLDEELYRSIVSGKHKL, translated from the exons TGCTGCAGGTGTGCTGTTGCGGGTGAAGATGAATGTCAGACGCCACCTCAAAGAGAAGAACACCATTCCCAAGATCTTTGCTGAAACTGTGCGTCGCTATGGGGACAAAACAGCACTGATCTTCGAGGGGACTGGGGAGAGATGGACCTTCCATCAGTTGGATGAGTACTCCAACAGAGTGGCCAACCTGCTGCTGGAACGAGGCTTCAGG GAAGGTGACGTAGTGGCCCTTTTCATGGAGAACAGGTCCCAGTACGTGGGTCTCTGGCTGGGCATGGCCAAGATCGGAGTCGAGGCTGCTCTGATCAACTTCAACTTGAGACTAGAGGCCTTGGTCCACTGTATCACCATCTCCAATGCCAAGGCTGTTGTGTTTGGCTCGGAGCTGAATGATG CGATGTGTGAGATCCACAGTTTAATGGGGAAGGCAGTGCAGTTGTTTTGCTCTGGAGAATGGGATCCCAAACGAGTCCCGCAGGGAACAGAGTGCCTAGAGCCCCTGGTGGATGCCGCCCCGTCTCACCTGCCGAGCCGGCCGCAACGCTGCTTCACAG ACCGCATGTTCTACATCTACACGTCAGGAACCACTGGGATGCCTAAAGCTGCTATTGTTGTGCACAGCAG GTACTACCGCATGGCAGCTTTGGTATATTACGGCTTTAGGATGACTCCAGAAGATGTGCTGTACGATTGCCTTCCGCTCTACCACTCTGCAG GTAACATTGTGGGAGTGGGCCAGTGTTTAATACATGGCATGACTGTAGTCATCAGGAAGAAGTTCTCTGCCTCGCGTTTCTGGGATGACTGTGCCAAATACAACTGCACT ATTGTGCAGTACATTGGTGAGATCTGTCGGTATCTGCTGAACCAGCCAGTTCGGGACACAGAGAAACAACATCGGGTGCGCATGGCGCTCGGCAATGGCCTGCGCCAGTCCATATGGGAGGAGTTCATGAACCGCTTCAATATTCCACAGATCGCAGAGTTCTACGGAGCAACAGAGTGCAACTGCAGCCTGGGCAACTTCGATAACAAG ATTGGAGCGTGCGGCTTCAACAGCCAAATTCTTCCCTACATCTACCCCATCAGACTGGTGAGGGTCGATGAGGAGACCATGGAGCTCATTAGAGGACCTGATGGTGTCTGTATTCCCTGTAAACCCG GGGAACCCGGGCAGCTTGTCGGCAGGATCATTCAGAACGACCCTCTTCGGAGGTTTGATGGTTATGTCAACCAATCAGCAACCAGCAAGAAGATTGCAAACAGTGTCTTCAAAAAGGGCGATAGTGCCTATCTCTCTG GTGACGTGTTGATCATGGACGAGTGCGGCCACATGTACTTCAAGGACCGCACAGGAGACACTTTCCGCTGGAAAGGAGAAAACGTCTCAACCACAGAGGTGGAGGGAACTCTCAGCAGGCTGCTAGACATGAAAGATGTAGTCGTCTATGGAGTGGAAGTACCAG GAGCCGAGGGAAAGGCTGGAATGGCAGCCATCGCTGATCCGGCTCACTCCACCGACCTGGAGAAGTTTGTTAATGACATGGAGAAGGCTCTCCCTCCGTACGCCAGACCTGTATTCCTCCGCTTCCTGCCGGAGGTCAACAAGACAG GAACATTTAAGTTTCAGAAGACAGACTTGCGCCGGGACAGCTTCGACCCCAGCGCGGTGTCAGACAGACTGTACTTCCTGGATTCCCGAAGAGGGTGTTATGTGCAGCTGGACGAGGAGCTTTACCGCTCCATAGTGTCAGGGAAACACAAATTGTGA